A region of Vigna radiata var. radiata cultivar VC1973A chromosome 6, Vradiata_ver6, whole genome shotgun sequence DNA encodes the following proteins:
- the LOC106763032 gene encoding cytochrome P450 71A1, protein MVLSVVLSLPCLVIFIFFFVLSQRRKLAAPPGPPSLPLIGNLHQLHHSSPHRSLWQLAKRYGPLMSLRLASVQTLVVSSAQVAKEILKTHDLNFATRPAFVGLRKLSYNGLDLGFAPYGPCWREMKKLCMIHLFSAHRVQSFRSVREEEVAQMLRKLSEQEASGTVVNLTEIVMSFSSSLICRIAFGKKKYVDEYEEVVGKGKRRSRLQVMLNEAQALLTEFFFSDYFPLLGWVDWLTGKRQRLEKTFKELDAFYERVILEHMDSAMAKDGDDEKEVQDIIDIFLQLLRDRSLSFHFTLDHIKAVLMNIFIAGTDPPSATIVWAMTALLKNGEVMRKVQEEVRSLFGEKDFINEDDVERLPYLKAVVKETLRLFPPSPLLLPREAIERCSIEGYEIEAKTLVYVNAWAIAMDPENWEKPQEFCPERFLGSEMELKGKEFEVLPFGSGRRMCPAKHMGMVNVEVSLANLLHTFDWEVDPRSDREEMLGTEVKPGITMHKKTDLYLVPKKRTT, encoded by the exons ATGGTTCTGTCTGTTGTTCTCTCTCTACCTTGTCTCgttatcttcatcttcttctttgttctctCGCAAAGAAGAAAACTTGCAGCACCACCAGGTCCTCCATCTCTTCCTCTCATTGGCAACCTTCACCAACTCCATCACTCATCCCCACATCGCTCCCTATGGCAACTCGCCAAACGCTACGGCCCTCTCATGTCGCTGCGTCTCGCCTCCGTACAAACCCTAGTCGTTTCCTCCGCCCAAGTCGCCAAAGAAATCCTCAAAACCCATGACCTCAACTTCGCAACCAGGCCCGCCTTCGTCGGCCTCAGAAAGCTCTCTTACAACGGGCTCGACTTGGGCTTCGCGCCCTACGGCCCATGCTGGAGAGAAATGAAGAAACTCTGCATGATCCACCTCTTCAGCGCGCACCGCGTTCAGTCCTTCCGCTCCGTTCGAGAAGAAGAGGTAGCCCAAATGCTTCGGAAGCTGTCGGAGCAAGAAGCTTCGGGCACCGTCGTGAACCTAACCGAAATAGTTATGTCTTTCTCGAGTTCTCTGATATGCAGAATCGCGTTCGGAAAAAAAAAGTACGTCGACGAGTACGAGGAAGTTGTAGGGAAGGGAAAGCGGAGGAGCCGGTTGCAGGTTATGCTGAACGAGGCGCAGGCGTTGCTGACTGAGTTTTTCTTTTCGGATTATTTTCCGTTGCTGGGTTGGGTTGATTGGTTGACGGGTAAAAGGCAGCGGCTTGAGAAAACGTTCAAGGAGTTGGATGCGTTCTACGAACGAGTCATCTTGGAGCACATGGATTCTGCCATGGCTAAAGATGGTGATGATGAGAAAGAAGTGCAAGATATCATCGATATCTTTCTTCAGCTTCTTCGTGATCGTTCTCTCTCGTTTCATTTCACTCTTGACCACATAAAAGCCGTGCTCATG AACATCTTCATAGCGGGAACAGACCCTCCTTCGGCGACAATAGTTTGGGCGATGACAGCACTATTGAAGAATGGTGAAGTAATGAGAAAGGTTCAAGAAGAAGTGAGAAGTTTATTCGGTGAGAAAGATTTCATAAACGAAGACGACGTTGAAAGGCTTCCATATCTGAAAGCAGTGGTGAAGGAGACGTTGAGACTGTTTCCACCGTCGCCACTTCTGTTGCCGAGGGAAGCGATAGAGCGTTGCAGCATAGAGGGGTACGAGATTGAAGCCAAAACCTTGGTGTACGTTAACGCCTGGGCTATAGCGATGGACCCTGAGAACTGGGAAAAGCCCCAAGAGTTTTGTCCCGAGAGGTTTCTCGGGAGTGAGATGGAGTTGAAGGGGAAGGAGTTTGAGGTGCTGCCGTTTGGGAGTGGCCGGAGAATGTGTCCGGCGAAGCACATGGGAATGGTGAACGTTGAGGTCTCTCTTGCGAATCTGCTCCACACTTTTGACTGGGAAGTGGACCCAAGGAGTGACAGAGAGGAGATGTTAGGCACAGAAGTGAAACCTGGAATAACGATGCACAAGAAAACTGACCTTTACCTTGTTCCCAAGAAGAGGACAACCTAG